The Eublepharis macularius isolate TG4126 chromosome 7, MPM_Emac_v1.0, whole genome shotgun sequence sequence CCTGGAACTCCAGCAGCTTCAGCTCCTCGTAATCCAAGGGCTGCAGGGCGTACAGCTTCCCACTCTCCGAGTGCACCGAGATGTAGCTCGACAGTGGCCAGAGCTTCTCATCCAGCCAGTAGCTGACCAAGGCGTTCTCGGCCACATCTGGGTCTGAGGCGGACACCGTGAAGATGTGAGCCCCGGGAGGGTTGTTCTCCTTCACAAAGACTGTGTAAGAGGGCTGCGCAAAAGTGGGTGCATTGTCATTCACGTCGCTGATCGGCACCACCAAGCTGCTGGTGGCTGACAGCGGGGTGTCCCCTTGATCTTGAGCTATCACCACCAAACTGTACTTGGTCACCTGCTCCCGGTCCAGTGGCTCAGCCAGTACCAGCGAGTAGTAATCCTTGAAAGTGGAGGTCAGCTTGAAGGGAAGTCCAGGAGGGTGAAGGGAACAGATCACTTGCCCGTTTGCCCCAGAGTCCTTATCAGAAATGCTGAGGAGGGCCACCACTGTCCCCGGTGGAGAATTCTCTGGCACTGGCACTGACAGGGATGACACGGTCACTTCTGGCGCATTGTCATTCACATCCAAAACCTCAATCAGAACTTTGCAGTGTCCTTTTATTGGTGGGGTGCCTTTGTCTGTTGCTTCAACTCCAATTTCACCCAAATTAATGCTTTCAAAATCAAGTTCTCCATTTAATCTGATCTGTCCAGTGCTTTGATCTAAATTAATCAGTGCAGCAAAATTATGAGGATTTACACTTCGAATTGAATATATAATGTCTTTGTTCATTCCTTCATCGAGATCTGTTGCATTGAGAGTGATAATTATTGCTCCTATTCTTGCATtttcaaacatttttattttatacacAGACTGATTAAAAACTGGTGCATTATCATTTACATCCAGCACATTGATCAACACTTGAGCAGTGCCAGTTTGCTCTGGTTTGCCAccatcagtggctgttaaaaataaattatacatATGGGTTAACTCTCTGTCAAGAGGCTTCCGTAACACAAGAACTAAAGACTCACCATGTTCCTCTTTGTTTTGAACATCCAAGGAAAAATGTTCAGTTGGACTGATTTTGTAGCTGAGGTGAGAATTTGAACCAATGTCGTCATCAGAGGCTCCCTCTAGTGGGAATGATGAGCCTGGAAGTCTATTTTCTGCAACAACCAGTTTTTGCTCAGCTGCCGGGAATAGGGGCGCATTGTCATTTATGTCCTTGATCTCCACTTCCACATGGAAGATTCTCAGGGGGTTGTCCAGGATCACTTCCAGGTGAATGATGCACACCGGCGTCTTGATGCACAGCTCCTCCCGGTCTATCCGGGAATTAACAAATAAAATTCCATTCTGCAGATTCACCTCAAAATAGTCTCTGCGGCCTTGGGACACC is a genomic window containing:
- the LOC129333270 gene encoding protocadherin alpha-5-like, whose product is MVVLHRCPLVRSKLLQLILLLTACEMRSGQLHYSVPEESQHGTFVGRIAQDLGLEVTELMPRMFRMVSQGRRDYFEVNLQNGILFVNSRIDREELCIKTPVCIIHLEVILDNPLRIFHVEVEIKDINDNAPLFPAAEQKLVVAENRLPGSSFPLEGASDDDIGSNSHLSYKISPTEHFSLDVQNKEEHGESLVLVLRKPLDRELTHMYNLFLTATDGGKPEQTGTAQVLINVLDVNDNAPVFNQSVYKIKMFENARIGAIIITLNATDLDEGMNKDIIYSIRSVNPHNFAALINLDQSTGQIRLNGELDFESINLGEIGVEATDKGTPPIKGHCKVLIEVLDVNDNAPEVTVSSLSVPVPENSPPGTVVALLSISDKDSGANGQVICSLHPPGLPFKLTSTFKDYYSLVLAEPLDREQVTKYSLVVIAQDQGDTPLSATSSLVVPISDVNDNAPTFAQPSYTVFVKENNPPGAHIFTVSASDPDVAENALVSYWLDEKLWPLSSYISVHSESGKLYALQPLDYEELKLLEFQVRAKDAGLPSLCGNVTVQVFVVDENDNGPAVSGPDQDTVTLVKVPVAAGHVVGKIHALDADSGYNAWLRYELHDAASGLWRVGLYSGEISTTRALEEAEGGNSQSLLVLVKDHGKPVMSTTATFSVSLVASAQAAKSDARLSGMGGNAKPLADSANLYLIIAICSVSSLFLLVILVYVALRCQSQAKEAMMYGPGTATLVCASEVGSWSYSNRHSHILAGVSGEPGAKSDLMVFSPNIPVMAESGKELVPNAAGQVSCSH